In Romeriopsis navalis LEGE 11480, the genomic stretch GCAGCACCAGTCATGATGGCTGCTGCTGGTGGCGGCGGCGGCGAAGCTGCTGAAGAGAAGACTGAGTTTGACGCAATGCTCGAATCAGTTCCGGCTGATAAGAAGATCGCTGTGCTCAAAGCCGTTCGCGAAATCACTGGCTTGGGTCTGAAAGAAGCCAAGACGATGGTTGAATCTGCACCGATCGCGGTTAAGGAAGGCGCTTCCAAGGCTGAGTGCGAAGAGATCAAGAAGAAGGTCGAAGAAGCAGGTGGTGTTGTCGCTATCAAGTAGTTTCGGAGTTTCGTAGGATTCACTACGAAGCAATCTAAAATGCCGCATCCAGGTTTTGGGTGCGGTTTTTGTTTTGGATAGAATATGGAGATGCAGGAATGGGATGCATTTCCGTGGGCCGAAGGGCGCGGGCTGCACACTTGTACAGAAGCACAAAAAATCTATGCAAATTAATCGTCGATCGCTGCTCATTCCGTGGGCCGGACTGATTGCCCTATTTATCGTGCTGATTCGGCAGTCGGTAAGTTACGGCATTATGCGGCTGGGGATCGTTGTAACTGGGCTGCTAGTCATTGCAGGATTAATTTATTTTGTCTGGCAGCAATCGATCGTGCGATGGGGAATAATTACGATCGTCACTAGCTTTAGCGTTTTTTTGCTACTTCCCGGCGAACTGGAAGCGGGCAAACATCTACAGCCAAATTATGGTGCGATGCTCAAAACCTATGAGGGATCACCCTACGTTTGGGGTGGCGAAAATCATCTAGGAATCGACTGCTCTGGATTAGTCCGCGAGGGATTGATTCAAACCAACTTACATCACGGCTTTCAAACCCTAAATCCAGCATTAATCCGTCAAGGACTGGAAATGTGGTGGTTTGATGCCGGCGCCGATGCTCTGCTGCGA encodes the following:
- the rplL gene encoding 50S ribosomal protein L7/L12 — translated: MSAVADIIESMKGLTALELVELKKGIEETFDVSAAAAAPVMMAAAGGGGGEAAEEKTEFDAMLESVPADKKIAVLKAVREITGLGLKEAKTMVESAPIAVKEGASKAECEEIKKKVEEAGGVVAIK
- a CDS encoding C40 family peptidase is translated as MQINRRSLLIPWAGLIALFIVLIRQSVSYGIMRLGIVVTGLLVIAGLIYFVWQQSIVRWGIITIVTSFSVFLLLPGELEAGKHLQPNYGAMLKTYEGSPYVWGGENHLGIDCSGLVREGLIQTNLHHGFQTLNPALIRQGLEMWWFDAGADALLREYRGYTQRQFTAVSINELDHRKIQPGDLAATTDGEHILAYLGNQSWIEADPNLQKVVIESVPTPNPWFHTAVQILRWRQFG